The following DNA comes from Myxococcales bacterium.
CGGCGCTGAGTGCGGGTGCTGCACGCATGCCCTGGCAGCGTTTTTTTCTCGCCTGCATCACGGGCGACGCGCTCTACGCCTTCGCCCTGGTCGCAAGTGGTGCGCACTTTTTGCCGAAGGGCGCTTGGGCCCCCGCAGTGCTCGCGCCGATCGGGATCCCCGTGGCCGGCACCCTGCTATGGCGGCGGTTTTCGCGGCGAAAAGCACCTCCTTCGCGCTTGGCCTCGGCAGCGGCAGGGCTAAACTCGAACGGTGGAGACGCTCAGCCCCGAAGCCATCACCGCCCTCGTGAACCGCTATGATCGGCCCGGGCCCCGCTACACGAGCTATCCCGCCGTCCCTGCCTGGAACGAAGGGTTTGGCCCCAGCGACTACGCGGCACGCCTCGATGACTGGGCAGCGGCACAGCGCCAGGGCGTAGCGGCGCCCCTGTCGCTCTACGTGCACTTGCCATTCTGCCGGCAGCGCTGCCTCTACTGCGGCTGCAACGTGGTCATCAGCAGCAAACACGAGATCGTCGTGCCCTACCTCGACACGCTCGAGCGGGAGATCGAGCTCGTGGCGCGCCACCTCGGCCCGTCTCGCAACGTCGTACAGCTTCACCTCGGGGGCGGCACGCCGACGTACCTTGCCCCCGCCGAGCTCGAACGGCTCGGCGAGGTCGTCGCGCGCACCTTCTCGTTCGCAGACGACGCCGAGCGATCGGTCGAAGTGGACCCGCGGGTCACCACACCGGAGCACCTCGGCACCCTGCGCGCCCTGGGCTTCGATCGGATCTCACTGGGCGTCCAGGATCTCGATCCCGACGTGCAAGAGGCCATCGGCAGAGTGCAGCCCGAGGAACAAACCGCGGCGTTCTTCGAGACCTGTCGCAAGGCAGGGTTCTCCTCGATCAACGTCGATCTCATCTACGGCCTGCCCCTGCAGACCGCCGAGAGCTTCGCCGCCACGATCGATGCGGTGGTGGCCTTGGGACCCGATCGCGTCGCACTGTTCAGCTACGCCCACGTCCCGCATCTGCGGCCCCATCAAGCCAAGATGCCCGTGGCCTTGCTTCCTGCACCGGCCCACAAGCTGGCGCTTTACGTGGAGGCCGCCCGCC
Coding sequences within:
- the hemN gene encoding oxygen-independent coproporphyrinogen III oxidase; the protein is METLSPEAITALVNRYDRPGPRYTSYPAVPAWNEGFGPSDYAARLDDWAAAQRQGVAAPLSLYVHLPFCRQRCLYCGCNVVISSKHEIVVPYLDTLEREIELVARHLGPSRNVVQLHLGGGTPTYLAPAELERLGEVVARTFSFADDAERSVEVDPRVTTPEHLGTLRALGFDRISLGVQDLDPDVQEAIGRVQPEEQTAAFFETCRKAGFSSINVDLIYGLPLQTAESFAATIDAVVALGPDRVALFSYAHVPHLRPHQAKMPVALLPAPAHKLALYVEAARRFEAAGYTFVGLDHFAKPEDELARAHERHTLRRNFMGFTTKPETDVVAFGMSAISDVSHAYAQNDSHLPAYRRRIEAGELATTRGVVLTPDDRVRRDIIMSLMCNGRTDARALSARHGLDFATAFAPELAALAPLVDDGLLTIDAHHDLVVTARGRWVMRNICMVFDAHLPTLPAQAAHAPARFSRTI